One Novipirellula galeiformis DNA segment encodes these proteins:
- a CDS encoding sigma-70 family RNA polymerase sigma factor, whose protein sequence is MTIVISGSTNRPSEAHLPLQATADRSAADRSAAKRLDDKARLRKGAPSLSTSRTPPEPTWGPARAGSWIRMAELTAALSSIEPYWVDFETMEKDELVRRTKARLRQPIEFITNPDFDKAEIGAVIFSSPLELVAPQPKSVVRSVSESGSGLPIQLGRLCEATLLKPEQEVMLFQRMNFLLHQAAVHCRMLNPKRPSRVRLALVDRLIALAHWHRDRIVEANLRLVFSIVKKFANVNNAFDELLSDGIVALMRAVEKFDYDRGFRFSTYATQVVRRNAYRTVVHRQEERQKVLGGLQSMNLEISDEGAESSLSESRWHELRRHLAEMLDQLDRREKLIIRARFSLGPHRKVRTLQGLADRLGISKERVRQLESRAMDKLRLMADDVAFAELDA, encoded by the coding sequence ATGACCATCGTAATTTCAGGCTCGACGAATCGACCCAGTGAAGCCCATTTGCCCCTTCAAGCGACCGCCGATCGTTCAGCCGCCGATCGTTCAGCCGCCAAACGCTTGGACGATAAAGCGCGGCTCCGCAAAGGTGCTCCCTCGCTGTCGACGTCCCGCACGCCACCGGAGCCGACCTGGGGGCCCGCTCGAGCGGGCAGTTGGATCCGGATGGCGGAGTTGACCGCTGCGTTATCCAGCATCGAGCCGTATTGGGTTGATTTTGAAACGATGGAAAAGGACGAGCTTGTGCGGCGAACCAAAGCCCGGCTGCGCCAACCCATTGAGTTCATCACGAACCCGGATTTTGACAAAGCGGAGATCGGAGCCGTCATCTTTTCATCGCCCCTGGAACTGGTGGCTCCTCAGCCAAAGTCGGTCGTGAGAAGTGTTTCCGAAAGTGGCTCGGGTTTGCCAATTCAACTTGGCCGCTTGTGTGAAGCAACGCTCTTGAAGCCGGAGCAAGAGGTGATGCTGTTCCAAAGGATGAACTTTTTGCTGCATCAAGCGGCGGTCCATTGCCGCATGTTGAACCCCAAGCGTCCGTCTCGAGTCCGGTTGGCGTTGGTGGATCGCTTGATCGCATTGGCGCATTGGCATCGGGATCGCATTGTTGAGGCGAATTTGCGGCTTGTCTTTTCGATCGTGAAAAAGTTTGCCAACGTCAACAACGCATTCGACGAGTTGTTAAGTGATGGCATTGTCGCCTTGATGCGCGCGGTGGAAAAGTTTGACTATGACCGCGGATTTCGTTTTAGCACCTACGCCACGCAAGTGGTCCGCCGAAACGCTTACCGCACGGTGGTGCATCGTCAAGAAGAGCGTCAGAAGGTGCTGGGGGGATTGCAGAGTATGAACCTCGAGATCAGTGACGAGGGGGCCGAATCATCGCTTAGTGAATCTCGTTGGCACGAACTCCGTCGCCATCTTGCGGAGATGCTCGACCAGCTTGATCGTCGCGAAAAATTAATCATTCGCGCTCGCTTCTCGTTGGGGCCGCATCGCAAGGTCCGTACTCTTCAAGGGTTGGCCGATCGATTGGGGATCAGCAAAGAACGAGTCCGGCAGCTTGAAAGTCGAGCGATGGACAAGCTGCGTTTGATGGCGGACGATGTCGCCTTTGCGGAATTAGACGCCTAA
- a CDS encoding helix-turn-helix domain-containing protein has product MATRQPQYSPKQIADALQVSESSVKRWCDGGVIPTIRTVGGHRRITFEGLQRFLQQTERTLTNPDVLGLPALMACRRTAIPGAETDHQRRFREALAAGEEPQCRQILRAQIEGGQTRSEAAELLITDAMHGLGEAWQCNELDVYQERRACAISHRLIGELIAELPPTKTHALTAVGGAPEGDHYQLPSGIVELSLRELGWRSVCLGNNLPLESFSQAAHDYAADLVWISVSAIEDTATFVAKQNKLASSLGESVPLFVGGRALCDDIRPRLRYTAHCDNLRQFVDLVAIMQLSLRR; this is encoded by the coding sequence TTGGCCACTCGACAACCTCAATATTCGCCCAAGCAAATTGCCGATGCCTTGCAGGTCAGCGAGTCGTCCGTGAAACGTTGGTGTGACGGGGGCGTGATTCCCACTATCCGCACCGTGGGCGGGCATCGCCGCATCACTTTCGAGGGGCTGCAACGCTTCCTGCAACAGACGGAGCGAACGCTTACAAACCCCGATGTGCTCGGTTTGCCCGCCCTGATGGCGTGCCGCAGAACCGCGATACCTGGAGCCGAGACCGATCACCAGCGGCGATTTCGCGAAGCATTGGCTGCGGGAGAAGAACCCCAATGCCGCCAAATCCTTCGCGCTCAGATCGAGGGTGGACAAACTCGCAGCGAAGCCGCCGAGCTACTGATCACTGACGCGATGCATGGACTTGGCGAGGCCTGGCAATGCAACGAACTGGATGTCTACCAAGAGCGTCGCGCCTGTGCGATTTCGCATCGTTTGATCGGCGAGTTGATTGCCGAATTGCCGCCCACGAAAACGCATGCATTGACAGCGGTGGGTGGCGCTCCGGAGGGCGATCATTATCAATTGCCAAGCGGGATCGTTGAATTATCGCTACGCGAGCTTGGCTGGCGTTCCGTTTGCCTCGGCAACAATCTGCCACTGGAAAGCTTCTCTCAGGCTGCTCATGATTACGCAGCCGACCTCGTTTGGATTAGTGTTTCCGCGATCGAGGACACAGCGACCTTCGTTGCGAAGCAGAACAAATTAGCGAGCTCGCTCGGAGAAAGCGTTCCGTTATTTGTCGGGGGCCGTGCGCTTTGTGACGACATCCGACCACGGTTACGCTACACCGCTCATTGCGATAACCTGCGTCAGTTCGTCGATTTGGTGGCGATCATGCAGTTAAGTCTTCGGCGTTAA